The proteins below come from a single Thermopolyspora flexuosa genomic window:
- a CDS encoding ATP-grasp domain-containing protein, whose product MRLYLTTLNPTDSVTAGFLPAAAALGWDVTLLTDRPGDYADGPAEVIETDVRDAAAVIETIAAHHAPDVVFSNSDHLQAATALAAAYFGLPAKDWRACLTAKNKALMRRALAAAGVETVRSVRLRPHAPPPDGLPYPVVVKPREGVASEDVVLCRDKAELIRVATDIWTRRPGAVLVAEEYLDGPLRTLETLGDGRTRHVLGGFATRLGAPPYFVEERLDWDPREPGDPEVGHVLRALDAIGVGLGACHTEYVVTGEGPRLIEVNYRVIGDNCDFLLADVLGVPLHEWILRVHAGEPAPEPPARPARHGVALSVVADREGTVRQAPPEGEWPGEVRLWHRPLRAVGDEIRLTHTNRDYLAVIRAVGPDRAAVDDRIARFRREHPWVVR is encoded by the coding sequence GTGCGGCTGTACCTCACCACGCTCAACCCGACCGACTCGGTCACCGCCGGCTTCCTGCCCGCCGCCGCGGCGCTGGGCTGGGACGTGACGCTCCTCACCGACCGGCCCGGCGACTACGCCGACGGCCCCGCCGAGGTGATCGAGACCGACGTGCGGGACGCGGCCGCCGTGATCGAGACGATCGCGGCCCACCACGCCCCGGACGTAGTCTTCTCGAACTCCGACCACCTGCAGGCGGCGACCGCGCTCGCCGCCGCCTACTTCGGCCTGCCCGCCAAGGACTGGCGGGCCTGCCTCACCGCGAAGAACAAGGCGCTCATGCGCCGCGCGCTCGCCGCCGCCGGGGTCGAGACGGTCCGCTCGGTACGGCTGCGCCCGCACGCGCCGCCGCCGGACGGCCTGCCGTACCCGGTGGTGGTGAAGCCCCGCGAGGGGGTGGCGAGCGAGGACGTGGTGCTCTGCCGGGACAAGGCCGAGCTGATCCGGGTCGCCACGGACATCTGGACCCGGCGGCCGGGCGCCGTGCTCGTGGCCGAGGAGTACCTCGACGGCCCGCTGCGCACGTTGGAGACCCTCGGCGACGGGCGCACCCGGCACGTGCTCGGCGGCTTCGCCACGCGGCTCGGCGCGCCGCCGTACTTCGTCGAGGAGCGGCTCGACTGGGACCCGCGGGAGCCCGGCGACCCGGAGGTCGGGCACGTGCTGCGCGCCCTCGACGCCATCGGGGTGGGCCTGGGCGCCTGCCACACCGAGTACGTCGTGACCGGCGAGGGGCCACGACTGATCGAGGTGAACTACCGGGTCATCGGCGACAACTGCGACTTCCTGCTCGCCGACGTGCTCGGCGTGCCGCTGCACGAGTGGATCCTGCGGGTGCACGCGGGCGAGCCCGCCCCGGAGCCGCCCGCCCGGCCCGCCCGGCACGGCGTCGCGCTCAGCGTGGTCGCCGACCGGGAGGGCACGGTACGGCAGGCGCCGCCGGAGGGCGAGTGGCCGGGCGAGGTGCGGCTGTGGCACCGGCCGCTGCGCGCGGTGGGCGACGAGATCCGGCTCACCCACACCAACCGGGACTACCTCGCGGTGATCCGGGCCGTGGGGCCGGACCGGGCCGCGGTGGACGACCGGATCGCGCGCTTTCGCCGGGAGCATCCGTGGGTGGTGCGATGA